A single window of Pyrus communis chromosome 10, drPyrComm1.1, whole genome shotgun sequence DNA harbors:
- the LOC137747739 gene encoding uncharacterized protein has translation MEIKENLESFGSLANPNSEKRRIEISDYDASSSDNRPSKQARRNISSGDDDKEEEVKSTRSSSSTSSDRTEKIDERINLDLNMPASTKEEDDDRMLLESTWSNNVKQRDCCDGEGEEVEEIKLDLNSTPAPSEEGEGYNLEGKVWREDWDQQVGGCDDRDDFDGNDQDYYDDGGYDDNDDDDVGNKRIKLDLNSTPLSEEEGEEQEVRQEEKEEDQRQYQLDEEDRPIEVPYQSEEEEKEKEEEVRLEEEQVWYQEEEENQQEVRPEEGQDKYQEDDEEDDDQYCCQSKGEDQRCYQAEEKEVRSEESWHPSEEEEVVRLPNTARSNLDFSRTPTEGELEDLKNSTIPPAKKRDNEPEHSSDSNHSSFDCEICVQHKVSSEWFAIKNCGHAYCKDCMIKHVATKLRQNIVSIPCPTPDCVLGSLSPKHCRPILPPDLFDSWASAL, from the coding sequence ATGGAGATCAAGGAAAATTTGGAGAGCTTTGGTAGTTTGGCTAACCCTAATTCTGAAAAGCGAAGGATAGAGATCAGCGATTACGATGCGTCCAGCAGCGACAATCGTCCAAGCAAGCAAGCCAGAAGAAACATCTCGAGCGGCGATGACGATAAGGAAGAAGAAGTAAAAAGTACTAGGTCAAGTTCGAGTACTTCTTCCGACAGAACGGAGAAAATAGATGAAAGGATTAACTTGGATCTTAACATGCCTGCTTCTACtaaagaagaagatgacgatAGGATGCTCTTGGAGAGTACTTGGTCCAACAACGTAAAGCAAAGGGATTGTTGTGATGGTGAAGGAGaagaagttgaagaaatcaAACTTGACCTTAACTCCACTCCTGCTCCCAGTGAAGAAGGCGAAGGATATAACTTAGAGGGAAAAGTTTGGCGAGAAGATTGGGACCAACAAGTAGGAGGTTGTGATGATCGTGATGACTTCGACGGCAATGATCAGGACTATTATGATGATGGTGGTTATGATGACAATGATGACGATGACGTGGGTAATAAAAGAATCAAACTTGATCTTAACTCCACTCCTCTCAGTGAAGAAGAAGGCGAAGAACAAGAAGTTAGGcaagaggagaaggaagaagatcAACGTCAGTACCAATTAGACGAAGAAGACAGACCAATAGAAGTTCCGTACCaatcagaagaagaagaaaaagaaaaagaagaagaagttaggttagaggaagaacaagtttggtatcaagaagaagaagaaaatcaacAAGAAGTTAGGCCAGAGGAAGGACAAGATAAGTACCAAGAAGATGACGAAGAAGACGATGATCAATACTGTTGCCAATCCAAAGGAGAAGATCAAAGATGTTACCAAGCAGAAGAAAAAGAGGTTAGGTCAGAAGAATCTTGGCATCcatcagaagaagaagaagttgttAGGTTGCCCAATACTGCAAGGTCCAACCTTGACTTCAGTAGAACACCTACGGAAGGAGAACTAGAAGATCTCAAAAATAGTACTATTCCTCCTGCCAAAAAGCGGGACAATGAACCAGAACACTCCTCCGACAGCAACCACTCTTCTTTTGATTGTGAAATCTGTGTTCAGCACAAGGTTTCATCCGAGTGGTTCGCCATAAAAAACTGTGGACATGCTTATTGCAAGGACTGCATGATCAAGCACGTGGCCACCAAGCTTCGACAGAACATCGTAAGCATTCCGTGCCCCACTCCTGATTGTGTTTTAGGTTCGCTAAGTCCCAAGCATTGTCGTCCCATTCTCCCTCCTGACCTGTTTGACAGTTGGGCAAGTGCTTTGTGA